A region of the Dickeya chrysanthemi NCPPB 402 genome:
TGCCGGGGCTGGTGGTTAATGGCGATGGCACCGCCAGTTACGAAGTGCTGGCCCCACGGCTAAAATCGCTCGCGGAAGTAAAAAATCACGCGCTGATGATTCATACCGGCGGTGATAACTACGCGGATACGCCGAAAGAACTCGGCGGCGGCGGCATGCGTATCGCCTGCGGCGTCATTCAATAACACAAGGTTGGCCGATGTAGCCTAAAACAGACGGTATCGGCCCCCTTTCCAGATAGTCTCCAGCAACCTACACGCTACGTCATAGAAGTAAGGCAACCTTAAGAATACATTAACTAAGCTAAATATTTACCAGATGTTACAAAATGTAGCAATTGCCATGCAATCGCTACAGTAACGAGGGTAATTATCGGTGTGATCCTGTACACGGAAATGAATTTCTTACTTATTTCAGTGAAATCAGGTGATCAGGATCACCCTACGCACTGATGGCATCTCGTAGGATGAACTGGGCTTCCCATTAAATTAATTTAAATATAGGGAGTGGGAATATTATGTCTTCTTTCCTGAGCAATATCACAATCCCGGGTTTAAAAAGGAATCGCCCTGCTCGTGGGGCCTATCGCTGTGATGCTTTGCCCACCTCGCTGTCGGCACTCGGTTTACCATCAAAACCGGGTTTGCTGTTGGCATTTGTGCCGCCCGAAGCCAACTTTTCGGAGGTCAACCGCGCCTGGCAACGTTTCTCTGCGCCTAATCGAACCGTTATTACTCTGTCGTCTACAGGGGCATTGTGCAGTCAACGTAATAACTCCACGTACTGCGACATGAACAGCCCGTATGGTAGTTGGCTATGGATGCCGCAGTCGCTGATCGCCAAACATGAAGTGCATCTGGTAGACCTGCACGTGCATGACAAGCACAGCGCCCGTGCCAGAATCGAGGGGATCAAGCGGGAGCTGGAACGTCTGAATGTCAGCATGCCGCTCTCTTCGGATAACACCTTTGCGCTGATTTATTGTGACGGTCTGGCGGCGTCGGAAGGGTTTCTGATGCAAGCCTGGTATGCCTGTCGCCGTTTCCCTTGTCTGACTATCGGCGGTGCAGCGGGCGGACGGCTGGACTTTAGCGGAACGTACATTGGCGCCGACAATGCGGTACTGCAAGGAAAAGCGGTGATAGTGTTCTGCCAAATGGCACCCGGCAAGTCCTTCGCGCCATTCAAGAGCCAGAACTTTGAACCGACAAAACAAAGCTGGCTGGTCGCAGAGGCGGACCCGGTCGACCGCACAGTGAAGTCCGTTTTTGACGCCAGTGGCCATGAGCAACCTATTATTGAGGCGATCGCTTCATGCCTGCGTTGTCAGCCGAATCAAATCGGTGAACATCTGGCGGGAAAAACCTTTGCAGTTAAAGTCAATGACGAGTACTTCGTTCGCTCGGTGGCTTCAATCAAAGAAGACCACATTTCTTTTTTCTGCGATCTGGAGTTCGGCGACCGTCTGTACCTTATGCAATCAACAGATTTTATCTCCACCACCGAGCGAGACTGGCAACAGTTCGTCTCGCAATACGGTAAACCGGATCTGGTTCTGCTTAACGACTGCGTACTCCGCCGGGCAGGCAACACCGAACTGGAACAGGCCCAATTCTTCGATCAGGTGCCTGCGGCAGGGTTTTCCAGTTTTGGCGAAATTCTGGGGGTCCCTATCAACCAGACGCTGTCGGCGTTGGCCTTTTTCGATCGCGATGTGAAAGCCATGACGCACTTTCCGGTCGAATACGCGGCCTATGCCGGGCACTATGCCCAGCGTGCCTTACGGCGTTGGGAAGCGCTGCATGACATCCAGTCCAACGTGGTCAAACAAGTGGTTGATTATGAACAGGCGCTGGTCCCCTTGCTGACGACCATGCCCCAACTGGAACAGGCGACGCTAAGGCAAAGCGATACGCTGGATATCGCCCAGACGAGTATCCGCGCGATCAGTGAATCCGCCTCAAAAACCCAGGAAGCGCAACTCCGCCTTGAAACCGGCCTCAACGATCTGGAACGCATTTCAAAAGGCATCAGCCAGATTACCAGCGGCATCAACGCTATTGCCGATAAAACCAATCTGTTGGCATTGAACGCGGCGGTGGAAGCGGCACGGGCGGGAGAAGCCGGACGGGGATTCGCCGTGGTCGCCGAAGAGGTACGCAAACTGGCCAGTTCGTCCAAAGAACAGGTGGATGCCACTACTCACAGCATCAACGAAGCGGTTCAAACCATCGCGCATATTCGCTCCATTGCACAGCAAACGGTCACAACGACGGCGCAAATGGCGGATAAAAGTATCTCGGCGGCGAATCAAATCGCCGACATGAGTGCGGAGACAGATAAAGACCGGAGCAATATGACGTCTAATCTGGGTAACCTTAAAAACCTGGCCAAAGGCATGGATGCGATGCAGGATGCGGTTAACCAGTTGACTACACTTCAAAAACTGGCGTCATCCTAAACCCCGCCCCAATCGGCGGCGATGTCGGGTTGCCCGATTATCGCCGCCGTCCCTTTCTGAAAAAATCCTGCAGTTTTTATGTGACAGACGACGCTATTAAAGCGACAATGCCGCCACGATCAAATCAGGTTAGCGCGTCATTATCATTGACCGGCGTTTTATAACACGATATCCATGCAGACATTTTTATTTGATTCGCTTTCCACGCCCATAGGGGAATTATTATTGATAACCGATGAAAATTATCATCTTAGGGCGGTGGAATGGCGTGAATATGAAGAAAAGCTCTATCAATCTCTGAATAAGCGTTATCGTCACGATCCGTTTGTGTTAAAGGCCTGTAATAACCCCGGTGAATTAACCGATACCCTGCGCGCTTATTTCGCCGGCGACCTCAATATTATTGACGCCTTGCCGGTAGCCGCAGCGGGTACCGACTTTCAGCGGCAGGTATGGCAGGCGCTTCGCACGATCCCCTGCGGTAGTACCACGACCTACGGCGAGCTGGCCGCCAGACTCGGACAACCCGGCGCTGCACGCGCTGTTGGCCTGGCGAACGGTTCTAATCCCGTCAGTATTGTG
Encoded here:
- a CDS encoding methyl-accepting chemotaxis protein encodes the protein MSSFLSNITIPGLKRNRPARGAYRCDALPTSLSALGLPSKPGLLLAFVPPEANFSEVNRAWQRFSAPNRTVITLSSTGALCSQRNNSTYCDMNSPYGSWLWMPQSLIAKHEVHLVDLHVHDKHSARARIEGIKRELERLNVSMPLSSDNTFALIYCDGLAASEGFLMQAWYACRRFPCLTIGGAAGGRLDFSGTYIGADNAVLQGKAVIVFCQMAPGKSFAPFKSQNFEPTKQSWLVAEADPVDRTVKSVFDASGHEQPIIEAIASCLRCQPNQIGEHLAGKTFAVKVNDEYFVRSVASIKEDHISFFCDLEFGDRLYLMQSTDFISTTERDWQQFVSQYGKPDLVLLNDCVLRRAGNTELEQAQFFDQVPAAGFSSFGEILGVPINQTLSALAFFDRDVKAMTHFPVEYAAYAGHYAQRALRRWEALHDIQSNVVKQVVDYEQALVPLLTTMPQLEQATLRQSDTLDIAQTSIRAISESASKTQEAQLRLETGLNDLERISKGISQITSGINAIADKTNLLALNAAVEAARAGEAGRGFAVVAEEVRKLASSSKEQVDATTHSINEAVQTIAHIRSIAQQTVTTTAQMADKSISAANQIADMSAETDKDRSNMTSNLGNLKNLAKGMDAMQDAVNQLTTLQKLASS
- the ogt gene encoding methylated-DNA--[protein]-cysteine S-methyltransferase, producing MQTFLFDSLSTPIGELLLITDENYHLRAVEWREYEEKLYQSLNKRYRHDPFVLKACNNPGELTDTLRAYFAGDLNIIDALPVAAAGTDFQRQVWQALRTIPCGSTTTYGELAARLGQPGAARAVGLANGSNPVSIVVPCHRVIGSQGTLTGYAGGIHRKHWLLTHEGYLPQQDLFNTRR